catatatacatagaaaatcttagAGAATGTCAAACATTAATGATTTCAAAGGAATTATCAGATAAACCATTAAGTGaatgatatttaatatataaaataattatattttcttgtAAGTAATATCTAATACCTATAGCCTATTCATGTTGATAATTACATTCATAAACCCCAATTTGCAAAACCAATATCatattgtaaagattaaaaataaaattaaattttaaaaataaagctggtAATTAAATTATctaatcattaaatattttaaagtttattttatttgctaagaAAATCGTGAATTGATTTCTTGTTCCATAAAAGGTGTTGTTACTTTattcttttaagtttcatttataTCTTATGATGGAATTAAGATCATCCACTTCTCTTTTAGATGGCAGTGTTTTCTGATACCTGACAAAAAATGATGTATGTTTTATAGGATTATCCCAACAAAACTGCAAGGACTTGCATAAACTAGACAAAGCAAAAAGTATCAAATTCATTTATCATCTCTGAATAATATGACTCATATAAAGATTTCCTAACTTTTCCTGTTAGATTTAGAATAAGAGAACTATTATATAAAACATGACccacaaatacattttaagaaaaattgtaaataaggtattaaaagaaaacaatattggCATGAATTAGATAGAATGCTTTTAGAAATGATGATGATATTGGTCATcatgaattatatttttcatcacttccttttaatacactttctatctaaatatatttaaaagaagaaaaaagaagggaaaaagagaaagaaatgaaccaCACAGTGATCACAGAGTTTGTCCTTCTAGGCCTTTCTGATGATCCTGAGCTTCAGATTgtgattttcctctttttattaatCACATATGTATTAAGTGTCACTGGAAACCTGACCATCATCACCCTAACCTGGGTGGACTCCCATCTCCAGACACCAATGTATTTCTTCCTCCGAAACTTCTCTTTCTTAGAAATCTCCTTTACTACTGTGTGCATCCCTAGATTTCTGGGGGCAATTATTACCAAAGACAAGACTATTTCTTACAACAATTGTGCAGCCcaactatttttctttattttcatgggggtgactgaattttacattttaaccGCCATGTcctatgaccgctatgttgcCATCTGCAAGCCCCTGCATTACACAACCATCATGAGCAGGAAACTCTGCAGCCTGCTTGTGCTCTGTGCTTGGCTTGGTGGGTTTCTGACCATTTTCCCACCCCTTATGCTTCTCCTCCAGCTGGATTACTGTGCTTCCAATGTCATTGATCACTTTGCATGTGACTATTTTCCCCTTTTACAATTGTCTTGTTCAGATACATGGTTCCTAGAAATAATTGGTTTTTACTTTGCTTTGGTTACCTTGCTATTCACTTTGGCCTTAGTGATTTTGTCATATATGTACATTATCAGGACTATTCTGAGAATCCCATCTGCCAGTCAGAGAAAAAAGGCCTTCTCCACTTGTTCCTCTCACATGATTGTCATCTCCATCTCCTATGGAAGCTGTATATTCATGTATGCTAATCCCTCAGCCAAAGAAAAGGCATCATTGACAAAAGGAGTAGCTATTCTCAATACCTCTGTggcccccatgctgaaccccttcatctacacCCTGAGAAACCAGCAAGTGAAACAAGCCTTCAAAGACATGGTCTATAAAGCAGTCTTTTCTGCCAATAAATGATTTTTTGGTCAACTTTAAATGGCAGTTTGGTTAATTCCTGAAATTCCTTAAAGTCTGTATAACTATGGTTGGTCTTTATAGTCTCTTAACATGCCACCTGACAGttaatatattattttcccaGTCTGCTGCTTCTACTTCCATTCCTGTTTCTCCAGTGTATtattttttgacatttaaaaatataataaggtTATTTCTCATGCAGAACTTTTGTAAgaatgaaatgtatttctttaatacATAGCACAATGTGAAAGATGGCTTTAATTCTCTTCAACAGTCCTTGAAAAGATCCTATGATACCACCTTGTACTTCAAATATAGAGTTTCAAAATGAGTGTGTAATTTcctgtgtattttcaagatgGACATTAATATTTCCTATGGTTTAAAGAATCTATATATTCTGTGTGATATTATGTGTGAAGTGAAAATATCTCCTGTCATATCAACAAACAAGAAACGTCACAGCCATCAGCAATTTCTGgtctccaaatgtgaatgagagcTCCCAAAACTGAGAACCAGTAGAGTCTCATTCCCTCATGGTGATTGCTGAGTACCTAGGGGTGATGCAAGAAGTAGCCACTTGCAACTCTTTAAGGTGAACAAGGGAACCGgatttggccccagatagctgagaaggaaatggcaacccactccagtgttcttgcctggagaatcccagggacgggggagcctggtgggctgccatctatggggtcaaacagagtcggacatgactgaagcgacttagcagtagcagtagcagctgaGGTGTTTATGAAAGGAATTAATTCAGTGGACCTAGAGgttgcatcttcccatacctagaatgttaaattccttaatttgatacctgatctttggtgttcagactgcctgctctcTTTGTTGCGAACTTGTTTATAGTGTGACTCCCTCTCCTGTCTTCTtgaagcagttttctcagagctactgaggtGCTGTTTCCTGGGCtcagagtcctaaacattcccatcAAATAAAATAGCTCTCTtctttcaggttgtgactatatttttttagTCGGCATACGCTAAATTCAGTCCAAAGAGGTATGTACTCATGCATCAGACTTTTAATGTCAAGATATTTATTTTGTGAAACTCAATACATGTCTTGAAGGTAAATATTGATCATGATATCATGTAATTTGTATATAATTCACATGTTTGCTATTATATTggaaaaaaattcattcaaataattcagaataatttcaataaaactaaaacacTGCCACTTTTCTGAATTTAGTGATAATATTTGTGATGGTTATTTTGATGTCTTTGTTAAGTGTTTAAAAATCTCCATTTGTTTAGGGTAAAAATTTTgaggtttattttatttgattgggttattttctgtttcttcttttcccttgtaACTTGATGTTTTTACCTACACCAAGTGGCGGTTCAactgccactccagtattttggagtTGGATTTGTTCAGGACTTCATCATCATCAAGTCCACCAAGAGATTTGGGGGCGACTCACATATTTTATGAGCAtgactttgggatgcttcagagggcccctgagacaACCCAAAGAGCTATTAAACCACCTGGGTTCATTAGACATGTTAGGTTACATGGGAAATATTGTTGAAGGGATGATAAATCTTCTCAGATCATACTATACGGTTGActtactaatatatatatatatactaaaattATGTGGAATTCGTATAGATCTGATATACCCTGATAAAAATGTGCTCAATTATAATTATAGTTATCATATTAGTGTTACGTATCACAGCAATGGCCAAGCTACTTTGTCAATTGCAATTTAATCAGATTTTAACATGCCTTCTATGGTCTCACTGTGATGCCTTTGCAAGAATACAGCTATTTcaagatttatggaaaagacttTTCTAAGAGTAACCAATaaaaacttttgtttgtttgttatctgGTAAACTGGTAACAGGATGGAATTTAGCCATTCTCTATGTtaagagaacaaagttttcttagaatgaAGCTTTCAATAAcagattatgaatttctttgcctttaagtattttatttgttttttaaatcttttgttactttggtaaagtaaataaGAATTATTAAAGATTATGATACATGTAaaagctcattctgcttctacaaGAAATAACCCTTCACTGTTAGACTTTTGCTATTTGATGTCCTTAAAACATGGCAATAATCTACTCCTAAATTAGAGAATTAAAAATGAGTTAACAATAGCTGTATATCAAAGAGTCAGggctatgggaaatccaagatggCCGCTTGGATTTTTCAGGCTCCCCGacaaatctcatttttatttgatgggttAAAGCCTTCCCTGGCTACAGGGTTAATGCCCTCACAATgacaaaaaaattatatttcacttaatattaagttctagttttgttaattaaggtGTGTGTTTACTACGACTCACTCCTGAGATAGTTCCTTACTGTTACGTTATATTGATAAAGgtttaattaagttattaaaaaggacACTCTAAGTTTGTTTCTTAAGCTTATTTCTATAACCAACCTTTCGATGTACAACCAGGAGAGTCACACCTGTCTATAGTCATTTAACCAAGTCAGATCACCCAGGATGTGCTGGGCTATACCTAATGAAATTTCTTGACTTAAATTCTTGCTTGTGACCTTATTACCAGCTGCTAGCTGTACTATTTTCTATGTCTCTTGTATCAGAAGATTGTTTCTTATGTTAAtaaatgtgtgactgagcctgTGATAAAATGCTGATAAGCAGTTCCATGATGTCAATGattgtaataatgtaactctagatatgggaagaagcaacaagagggactattttcctggaccaagaggctagtaagacaggtatGGTCCAGAGACTTTTGCTGCTCACAAGACCTGGTCCAATAACAGCACCCTGAGTGGTGAAGATCAATGAAATCTTCCCCGGACCTggaatgagccttcccagcaTTGCGGGGCACAATGGGCATGAAATGCACTCAAAGCATGGTCAATATGTGGACCCTGCTGACTAGGAGTTGGCACTTGCCAGCTGCCTCTACAAAGATTATATCATGACCACTgcaagctgctgaccttcaacaccccttAAAAGGAGCTCAGGATGGAGATCagaaataaggcactctgtgctctgggaaaagccCAGAAGAACTGGCCTTCAGATAGTAagatgttttcaggtaaagattttatgagcccaaattcttgcatcttcttgtacctagagaaacactaatgTCACAAACCAATGTCTGGCCCTGGTTCTCCTGGCTAGCACCTGAGCAGCTTTCCTACTTCTTTTAATCTTTGGGCCATATACCTTTAACTTTTTTGTTAAGTTTGTTTCTTCTAGAATACAAGAAATCTCCAAGTGGTAGTACAACAAGAATATCCTCTGACCAACCCAAAGACAATGCT
This window of the Bos taurus isolate L1 Dominette 01449 registration number 42190680 breed Hereford chromosome 5, ARS-UCD2.0, whole genome shotgun sequence genome carries:
- the OR6C3 gene encoding olfactory receptor family 6 subfamily C member 3; this translates as MNHTVITEFVLLGLSDDPELQIVIFLFLLITYVLSVTGNLTIITLTWVDSHLQTPMYFFLRNFSFLEISFTTVCIPRFLGAIITKDKTISYNNCAAQLFFFIFMGVTEFYILTAMSYDRYVAICKPLHYTTIMSRKLCSLLVLCAWLGGFLTIFPPLMLLLQLDYCASNVIDHFACDYFPLLQLSCSDTWFLEIIGFYFALVTLLFTLALVILSYMYIIRTILRIPSASQRKKAFSTCSSHMIVISISYGSCIFMYANPSAKEKASLTKGVAILNTSVAPMLNPFIYTLRNQQVKQAFKDMVYKAVFSANK